One genomic region from Esox lucius isolate fEsoLuc1 chromosome 24, fEsoLuc1.pri, whole genome shotgun sequence encodes:
- the si:dkey-38p12.3 gene encoding rho guanine nucleotide exchange factor 15 isoform X2: MTSQIVPDGKDVDHQLIGAEAEVEHGLDTAPISCCDQDCSCVCHHHRPGMKLVWVPMGKFKGDEEKDAKEVEEGGKEKEILLEEVTKEGGGEGPSVVGDEKKEKSGWRSQEDDVQRFKKARFNQVLDRMIARGNRRKSDPGTQVIMTTLAIKRPQSPPIPPKRSQSPLSHSKAYIDEVDDSIYEATLLVVEQTPKKVCQELDIPLIKVRKAARHSKLSFSNSEENTSILSDSDQSQTVENAPPALPPRVPLTQDKSKAPGQNITPVHRGGIPLPQPTAEEWRCLRPSSPNPSPDLVVCHRTPPTPPTSTSMPARLAPLQPPKMGRDDRRLSISVHSVNQAIKEQDEDGSTEGVKEDTEKDRAPVATLKRGASIDWETRLQDEPLYQTYRATVITKEIRRQTVCRNISKTSADYHMDWTNRHGGVGNAAPGSTIPLPSMGQSSLWRDLPGVRDSGVLEKLSPEQCKYQESMFEVLTSEASYLRSLKVLTEHFLDSRELDEVLIIRDRKTLFSNILRVREVSERFLKDLEDRMDESLVFSDICDIIHYHAQHNFPAYIDYVRNQIYQEKTFTTLFKSNVEFATVINRLQESPLCQRLPFMSFLLLPFQRITRIKMLIENILRRTEEGTKEEQTASKALESVSKIIEECNTQVGKMKQVEELIHLSKTLEFDKLKAIPIISQTRFLEKRGELQEMAKGSTLFNLRPKFTPVYLFLFNDLLILATKKGSERFVVLDHAHRSLVQVQPIVEDQVTSPSYENCFCLTLLENHQGRMMERLMKAPSLSDLHRWMAAFPNPSNPDGDENEIIYEDWDCPQVQCVEPYVAQQADELTLEPTEIINVVRKTNEGMCEGIRLSDGQKGWFPVANVLEITNEHVRRRNLRERYRVMQAAGAVTNNKPVT, encoded by the exons ATGACATCCCAGATAG TACCTGATGGAAAGGATGTGGACCATCAGCTGATAGGAGCAGAAGCGGAGGTGGAGCATGGTTTAGACACAGCCCCTATCTCATGCTGTGACCAGGACTGCAGCTGTGTCTGCCACCACCACCGGCCTGGCATGAAACTGGTGTGGGTGCCCATGGGGAAGTTTAAGGGTGATGAGGAGAAGGATGccaaggaggtggaggagggggggaaGGAAAAAGAGATTCTGCTGGAGGAGGTAACgaaagaggggggaggggaggggccgAGTGTGGTAGGGGAcgagaagaaagagaagagcGGTTGGCGAAGTCAGGAAGACGACGTGCAGAGGTTCAAGAAGGCCAGGTTCAACCAGGTTCTGGATAGGATGATAGCCAGAGGGAACCGGAGAAAATCTGACCCTGGAACCCAGGTCATCATGACCACCTTGGCCATAAAACGCCCCCAGTCACCCCCTATCCCCCCTAAACGAAGCCAGTCTCCCCTTAGCCATTCAAAAGCCTACATAGATGAGGTGGATGACTCCATATATGAAGCTACCCTACTAGTGGTGGAGCAAACACCTAAGAAGGTCtgccaagaactggacattCCTCTTATTAAGGTACGGAAAGCGGCACGGCATTCAAAACTATCCTTCAGCAACTCCGAGGAGAATACATCCATCTTGTCCGATTCAGATCAGTCCCAGACTGTGGAGAACGCTCCGCCAGCCCTCCCGCCCAGAGTTCCCCTCACCCAGGACAAGTCCAAAGCGCCTGGCCAGAACATCACGCCCGTTCACAGGGGCGGGATCCCCTTACCCCAGCCCACGGCGGAGGAGTGGCGCTGTCTGCGCCCCTCATCCCCAAACCCTTCCCCTGACCTCGTCGTATGCCACCGAACACCCCCTACGCCCCCGACAAGCACCTCCATGCCCGCCCGACTAGCCCCACTTCAGCCCCCCAAGATGGGTCGGGATGACAGGAGACTCAGCATCTCGGTTCATTCCGTCAACCAAGCTATAAAAG AACAAGACGAGGATGGAAGCACAGAAGGAGTGAAGGAGGACACTGAGAAAGACCG GGCTCCTGTAGCTACACTCAAAAGAGGGGCCTCTATCGACTGGGAAACCAGGCTACAGGATG AGCCTCTGTACCAGACGTACCGCGCCACCGTCATCACCAAGGAGATCCGCCGGCAGACCGTGTGCCGCAACATCAGCAAGACCAGTGCCGACTACCACATGGACTGGACCAACCGCCATGGGGGCGTGGGGAACGCGGCGCCTGGCAGTACCATTCCTCTGCCCTCTATGGGCCAGAGCTCCCTGTGGCGGGACCTCCCGGGAGTACGAGACAGCGGGGTGCTGGAGAAACTCAGCCCTGAGCAGTGCAAGTACCAGGAG AGTATGTTTGAAGTGTTGACATCGGAAGCATCGTACCTGCGCTCTCTGAAAGTTCTCACCGAACACTTCCTGGATTCCCGGGAACTGGATGAGGTTCTGATCATCCGGGACAGGAAGACCCTCTTCTCCAACATCCTGCGAGTCCGGGAGGTCAGCGAGAG GTTTCTAAAGGACCTGGAGGACCGTATGGACGAAAGTCTGGTGTTCTCCGACATCTGTGACATCATCCACTACCACGCCCAGCACAACTTCCCGGCCTACATTGACTACGTCCGTAACCAGATCTACCAGGAGAAGACCTTCACAACCCTTTT TAAAAGCAATGTGGAGTTTGCCACAGTCATAAACCGTCTGCAGGAGTCTCCCCTGTGCCAACGGCTGCCTTTCATGTCCTTCCTCCTGCTGCCCTTCCAGCGAATCACACGCATCAAGATGCTCATCGAG AACATcctgaggagaacagaagagGGGACGAAAGAGGAACAGACTGCCTCAAAGGCCCTGGAGTCTGTTTCCAAG atcaTAGAGGAGTGCAATACTCAGGTGGGAAAGATGAAACAGGTGGAAGAGCTGATCCACCTCTCTAAGACTCTGGAGTTTGACAAACTCAAG GCCATCCCCATCATTTCGCAAACACGTTTCTTGGAAAAGCGGGGTGAGTTACAGGAGATGGCCAAAGGGAGCACCCTCTTCAACCTGCGCCCCAAGTTCACCCCTGtctacctcttcctcttcaATGACCTGCTCATCCTCGCCACCAAGAAGGG GTCGGAGCGTTTTGTGGTGTTGGACCACGCCCACCGCTCCCTGGTGCAGGTTCAGCCAATAGTAGAGGACCAGGTCACCAGCCCCAGCTATGAAAACTGCTTCTGTCTCACTTTGCTGGAGAACCACCAGGGACGAATGATGGAGAGACTGATGAAGGCCCCCTCACT GTCTGACTTACACAGGTGGATGGCAGCGTTCCCCAACCCCAGCAACCCAGACGGGGATGAGAACGAGATCATATATGAGGACTGGG
- the si:dkey-38p12.3 gene encoding rho guanine nucleotide exchange factor 15 isoform X1, producing MSVQEPSIHSTSPLLPRQEAKPRPPVCKKPSPSDGTPATPSQHGEKGSTACNSAGNVKSIVSKFSHPEATPSICGAATKKPSVSTIDPPRLSQRNKGAPTVKPKPHQGTLPQATGSNQAPPLPIKTSRALCQQSEQAKMEAPGEEGNGIPIEQSVPDGKDVDHQLIGAEAEVEHGLDTAPISCCDQDCSCVCHHHRPGMKLVWVPMGKFKGDEEKDAKEVEEGGKEKEILLEEVTKEGGGEGPSVVGDEKKEKSGWRSQEDDVQRFKKARFNQVLDRMIARGNRRKSDPGTQVIMTTLAIKRPQSPPIPPKRSQSPLSHSKAYIDEVDDSIYEATLLVVEQTPKKVCQELDIPLIKVRKAARHSKLSFSNSEENTSILSDSDQSQTVENAPPALPPRVPLTQDKSKAPGQNITPVHRGGIPLPQPTAEEWRCLRPSSPNPSPDLVVCHRTPPTPPTSTSMPARLAPLQPPKMGRDDRRLSISVHSVNQAIKEQDEDGSTEGVKEDTEKDRAPVATLKRGASIDWETRLQDEPLYQTYRATVITKEIRRQTVCRNISKTSADYHMDWTNRHGGVGNAAPGSTIPLPSMGQSSLWRDLPGVRDSGVLEKLSPEQCKYQESMFEVLTSEASYLRSLKVLTEHFLDSRELDEVLIIRDRKTLFSNILRVREVSERFLKDLEDRMDESLVFSDICDIIHYHAQHNFPAYIDYVRNQIYQEKTFTTLFKSNVEFATVINRLQESPLCQRLPFMSFLLLPFQRITRIKMLIENILRRTEEGTKEEQTASKALESVSKIIEECNTQVGKMKQVEELIHLSKTLEFDKLKAIPIISQTRFLEKRGELQEMAKGSTLFNLRPKFTPVYLFLFNDLLILATKKGSERFVVLDHAHRSLVQVQPIVEDQVTSPSYENCFCLTLLENHQGRMMERLMKAPSLSDLHRWMAAFPNPSNPDGDENEIIYEDWDCPQVQCVEPYVAQQADELTLEPTEIINVVRKTNEGMCEGIRLSDGQKGWFPVANVLEITNEHVRRRNLRERYRVMQAAGAVTNNKPVT from the exons ATGTCTGTTCAGGAACCTTCCATACACTCCACGTCACCGCTACTCCCCAGACAGGAGGCCAAACCCCGGCCCCCTGTTTGTAAGAAACCCTCTCCCTCCGACGGCACCCCAGCAACCCCCTCCCAACACGGAGAGAAGGGCAGCACAGCCTGCAATTCTGCAGGTAATGTCAAGAGCATCGTGAGCAAGTTCAGTCACCCAGAGGCTACACCAAGCATCTGCGGAGCTgctacaaaaaagcccagtGTCTCCACCATTGATCCACCTCGACTGAGCCAAAGGAACAAGGGGGCCCCCACAGTCAAGCCCAAACCGCACCAGGGCACCCTTCCGCAGGCTACAGGCTCAAACCAAGCCCCTCCGTTGCCGATCAAGACGAGCCGAGCCCTGTGTCAGCAGAGCGAGCAGGCCAAGATGGAGGCACCCGGAGAGGAGGGAAATGGCATACCAATCGAACAGTCAG TACCTGATGGAAAGGATGTGGACCATCAGCTGATAGGAGCAGAAGCGGAGGTGGAGCATGGTTTAGACACAGCCCCTATCTCATGCTGTGACCAGGACTGCAGCTGTGTCTGCCACCACCACCGGCCTGGCATGAAACTGGTGTGGGTGCCCATGGGGAAGTTTAAGGGTGATGAGGAGAAGGATGccaaggaggtggaggagggggggaaGGAAAAAGAGATTCTGCTGGAGGAGGTAACgaaagaggggggaggggaggggccgAGTGTGGTAGGGGAcgagaagaaagagaagagcGGTTGGCGAAGTCAGGAAGACGACGTGCAGAGGTTCAAGAAGGCCAGGTTCAACCAGGTTCTGGATAGGATGATAGCCAGAGGGAACCGGAGAAAATCTGACCCTGGAACCCAGGTCATCATGACCACCTTGGCCATAAAACGCCCCCAGTCACCCCCTATCCCCCCTAAACGAAGCCAGTCTCCCCTTAGCCATTCAAAAGCCTACATAGATGAGGTGGATGACTCCATATATGAAGCTACCCTACTAGTGGTGGAGCAAACACCTAAGAAGGTCtgccaagaactggacattCCTCTTATTAAGGTACGGAAAGCGGCACGGCATTCAAAACTATCCTTCAGCAACTCCGAGGAGAATACATCCATCTTGTCCGATTCAGATCAGTCCCAGACTGTGGAGAACGCTCCGCCAGCCCTCCCGCCCAGAGTTCCCCTCACCCAGGACAAGTCCAAAGCGCCTGGCCAGAACATCACGCCCGTTCACAGGGGCGGGATCCCCTTACCCCAGCCCACGGCGGAGGAGTGGCGCTGTCTGCGCCCCTCATCCCCAAACCCTTCCCCTGACCTCGTCGTATGCCACCGAACACCCCCTACGCCCCCGACAAGCACCTCCATGCCCGCCCGACTAGCCCCACTTCAGCCCCCCAAGATGGGTCGGGATGACAGGAGACTCAGCATCTCGGTTCATTCCGTCAACCAAGCTATAAAAG AACAAGACGAGGATGGAAGCACAGAAGGAGTGAAGGAGGACACTGAGAAAGACCG GGCTCCTGTAGCTACACTCAAAAGAGGGGCCTCTATCGACTGGGAAACCAGGCTACAGGATG AGCCTCTGTACCAGACGTACCGCGCCACCGTCATCACCAAGGAGATCCGCCGGCAGACCGTGTGCCGCAACATCAGCAAGACCAGTGCCGACTACCACATGGACTGGACCAACCGCCATGGGGGCGTGGGGAACGCGGCGCCTGGCAGTACCATTCCTCTGCCCTCTATGGGCCAGAGCTCCCTGTGGCGGGACCTCCCGGGAGTACGAGACAGCGGGGTGCTGGAGAAACTCAGCCCTGAGCAGTGCAAGTACCAGGAG AGTATGTTTGAAGTGTTGACATCGGAAGCATCGTACCTGCGCTCTCTGAAAGTTCTCACCGAACACTTCCTGGATTCCCGGGAACTGGATGAGGTTCTGATCATCCGGGACAGGAAGACCCTCTTCTCCAACATCCTGCGAGTCCGGGAGGTCAGCGAGAG GTTTCTAAAGGACCTGGAGGACCGTATGGACGAAAGTCTGGTGTTCTCCGACATCTGTGACATCATCCACTACCACGCCCAGCACAACTTCCCGGCCTACATTGACTACGTCCGTAACCAGATCTACCAGGAGAAGACCTTCACAACCCTTTT TAAAAGCAATGTGGAGTTTGCCACAGTCATAAACCGTCTGCAGGAGTCTCCCCTGTGCCAACGGCTGCCTTTCATGTCCTTCCTCCTGCTGCCCTTCCAGCGAATCACACGCATCAAGATGCTCATCGAG AACATcctgaggagaacagaagagGGGACGAAAGAGGAACAGACTGCCTCAAAGGCCCTGGAGTCTGTTTCCAAG atcaTAGAGGAGTGCAATACTCAGGTGGGAAAGATGAAACAGGTGGAAGAGCTGATCCACCTCTCTAAGACTCTGGAGTTTGACAAACTCAAG GCCATCCCCATCATTTCGCAAACACGTTTCTTGGAAAAGCGGGGTGAGTTACAGGAGATGGCCAAAGGGAGCACCCTCTTCAACCTGCGCCCCAAGTTCACCCCTGtctacctcttcctcttcaATGACCTGCTCATCCTCGCCACCAAGAAGGG GTCGGAGCGTTTTGTGGTGTTGGACCACGCCCACCGCTCCCTGGTGCAGGTTCAGCCAATAGTAGAGGACCAGGTCACCAGCCCCAGCTATGAAAACTGCTTCTGTCTCACTTTGCTGGAGAACCACCAGGGACGAATGATGGAGAGACTGATGAAGGCCCCCTCACT GTCTGACTTACACAGGTGGATGGCAGCGTTCCCCAACCCCAGCAACCCAGACGGGGATGAGAACGAGATCATATATGAGGACTGGG